In Selenomonas sp. TAMA-11512, a genomic segment contains:
- a CDS encoding DUF362 domain-containing protein: METAKVYYTDFRVDVGTSLLTKLKRLCVRAGFQDIELDGRFVAIKMHFGELGNMAFIRPQYVRVLADLVKEKGGIPFLTDCNTLYPGSRRHAPEHLDCANLNGFNPTTTGCQIIIGDGLKGTDEVEVPIKNARVLKTAKIGRAVMDADVFVSFAHFKGHESTGFGGAVKNIGMGCGSRAGKMEQHSSGKVAVHEELCKACHRCAKECGSNAISYGEDRKARIDEELCKGCGRCIGSCSFNALYNEQWDANDILDRKMAEYAQAVVQDRPCFHINMVMDVSPWCDCHGENDAPVLPNIGMFASLDPIALDQACVDACMKATPLPDSQLTDHRAKAEKHGHVFDDLNPDSMWEETLIHAEKIGMGTRQYELIKVK; the protein is encoded by the coding sequence ATGGAAACAGCAAAGGTGTACTATACGGATTTTCGCGTTGATGTGGGTACAAGTCTGCTGACGAAGCTGAAGCGGCTGTGTGTGCGGGCGGGATTTCAGGATATCGAGCTCGACGGGCGATTTGTCGCCATCAAGATGCATTTCGGCGAGCTCGGCAATATGGCGTTTATCCGTCCGCAGTACGTGCGTGTGCTTGCGGATCTCGTCAAGGAAAAGGGCGGCATCCCCTTTCTGACCGACTGCAACACGCTCTATCCCGGCTCTCGCCGTCATGCGCCCGAGCATCTTGACTGCGCGAATCTCAACGGCTTCAACCCCACGACGACAGGCTGTCAGATCATCATCGGCGACGGGCTCAAGGGCACGGATGAAGTCGAGGTGCCAATCAAGAACGCGCGGGTCTTGAAGACGGCGAAGATCGGCCGCGCCGTTATGGATGCGGACGTGTTCGTCAGCTTCGCGCACTTCAAGGGGCATGAGTCGACAGGCTTCGGCGGCGCGGTGAAGAACATCGGGATGGGCTGCGGTTCGCGCGCGGGCAAGATGGAGCAGCATTCCTCGGGCAAGGTCGCTGTGCATGAGGAACTGTGCAAGGCATGTCATCGATGTGCCAAAGAGTGCGGATCGAACGCCATTTCCTACGGCGAAGACCGCAAGGCACGCATCGATGAAGAACTCTGCAAGGGCTGCGGTCGCTGCATCGGCTCCTGTTCCTTTAACGCGCTCTACAACGAGCAGTGGGATGCGAACGACATCCTCGACCGCAAGATGGCGGAGTACGCGCAGGCGGTCGTGCAGGATCGTCCGTGCTTTCATATCAATATGGTCATGGATGTATCGCCTTGGTGCGACTGTCATGGGGAGAACGATGCCCCGGTCCTGCCGAATATCGGCATGTTCGCCTCGCTCGATCCCATCGCGCTCGATCAGGCGTGTGTCGACGCCTGCATGAAGGCGACGCCGCTGCCCGACAGCCAGCTGACGGATCACCGTGCGAAAGCGGAGAAGCACGGACACGTATTTGACGATCTCAATCCCGATTCGATGTGGGAAGAGACGCTTATCCACGCGGAGAAGATCGGCATGGGGACGCGGCAGTACGAGCTCATCAAGGTGAAATGA
- a CDS encoding 8-oxo-dGTP diphosphatase, with product MRPMNAALSTLCYVERDGKYLMLHRTKKEGDVNAGKWIGVGGHFEPNESPEECLLREVHEETGYTLTSWRMRGLVTFVIEGGTTEYMHLFTADGFTGSFHETDEGELAWISKGELFTLNLWEGDRIFLRLLAEGAPFFLLKLCYDREGTRMTAMLNGRQMEV from the coding sequence ATGCGACCGATGAACGCCGCGCTCTCGACGCTCTGCTACGTGGAGCGTGACGGAAAATATCTGATGCTCCATCGTACGAAGAAGGAGGGCGATGTCAACGCCGGCAAGTGGATCGGCGTCGGAGGTCACTTCGAGCCGAATGAGTCGCCCGAGGAGTGCCTGCTGCGCGAGGTGCACGAGGAGACGGGTTACACGCTGACGAGCTGGCGGATGCGTGGACTGGTTACGTTTGTCATCGAGGGCGGAACGACGGAGTACATGCATCTCTTTACAGCCGACGGCTTTACGGGGAGCTTCCATGAGACGGACGAGGGGGAGCTCGCCTGGATTTCGAAGGGGGAGCTCTTTACACTCAACCTGTGGGAGGGAGATCGCATTTTTTTACGGCTTTTGGCGGAAGGCGCACCTTTCTTTTTGCTGAAATTGTGCTATGATAGAGAAGGAACACGGATGACGGCAATGCTCAACGGACGGCAAATGGAGGTATAG
- a CDS encoding thiamine phosphate synthase — MMRDRRVTRERADFSAYLVVRPEDIGTRTLGELVVPAVKAGFTTVEVRAEGMEARYVLEMLSIVSREIHAYGKAREIALVVHDRIDVALAAQDYKIKVDGVHVGQGDLPAKVCRKLLGEEAIVGISAPVTALTTYLSGADLRGVDYIIASPLHRSAKNPDAHYATSARATKILNMFDLKSATEAVDIPILVGGGVQLRDIASLRVAGAKGIVLGSSALESEALEESLERYVTSWQNS, encoded by the coding sequence ATGATGCGAGATCGGCGGGTGACGAGGGAGAGAGCGGACTTCTCCGCCTATCTCGTCGTGCGGCCCGAGGATATCGGTACACGCACGCTGGGTGAGCTGGTCGTGCCTGCCGTCAAAGCCGGCTTCACGACTGTCGAGGTGCGTGCCGAAGGCATGGAGGCACGCTACGTTCTCGAGATGCTCTCCATCGTCTCGCGTGAGATTCACGCCTACGGAAAAGCGCGCGAAATCGCTCTCGTCGTCCACGACCGCATCGATGTCGCGCTCGCGGCGCAGGATTACAAGATCAAAGTCGACGGGGTACACGTCGGGCAGGGCGACCTCCCGGCAAAGGTCTGCCGAAAGCTTCTCGGCGAGGAGGCGATCGTCGGCATCTCCGCGCCTGTGACGGCATTGACGACGTATCTCTCGGGGGCGGATCTGCGCGGCGTGGACTATATCATCGCATCTCCGCTCCATCGGTCGGCAAAAAATCCGGATGCGCACTATGCGACAAGCGCTCGGGCGACGAAGATCCTCAACATGTTTGATCTAAAATCGGCGACCGAGGCTGTGGACATTCCGATTCTTGTGGGCGGCGGCGTACAGCTGCGGGATATCGCGTCCCTTCGCGTCGCCGGAGCAAAGGGCATCGTCCTGGGTTCTTCGGCGCTGGAGAGTGAAGCTCTTGAAGAGAGTCTTGAGAGATACGTGACAAGCTGGCAAAACAGTTGA